In Halobacterium noricense, the genomic stretch GTCGTAGAGGTACGTCGCCTCCGCACGTGCCACCGGATCCTCGACGTCGTGGAATGCATCCCAGAACGCCGACGGCTCGAACCCCCACTCGCGGAGTTGGGCGTCCCGCGACCCGCCCAATCCGTGCCACAGCACTTCCGCCTGGTAGTCCGAGAACTCGTGGCCGACCCGGTCGCCGACGCGGTCGAACACCTCTCTGGTGTACGACCACTCGGTGTCCACGAGCGTGCCGTCGAGGTCGAACAGCCAGACGTCGTAGTCGGCGGGCTGCATCAGACCAGAGCGTAGGGGATTCGCCGCCAAGTGTTTTGCCCCGGTGGTCAGTCCTCGACTTCCACCGAACTGCCGAGGTACTTGTTGAGCACCTCGGGTGTGCTGTCGGCCTTGAACAGGTCGAGGTGCGCGCTAATCTCCGCTTTGAGTGCGTCGTAGTACTCGCGGTCGGTTTCGAGCGCGCGGTACTCCACGGAGTCGACGGGGATGCCGAGCGCGTCCTTCGTCAACTCCCGGAAGTGGTCGTGGTCGCCGATGTCGCCACGCCAGAGGTCGTCCCGAAAGAATAGCCAGCCGGGCTCGCCGGGGTCGGCGGCGATGCGCTCCATGCGCGTCTCGAAGACCTGGGGGTCGACGCGCACCTCGTAGTCGGG encodes the following:
- the lwrS gene encoding LWR-salt protein; this translates as MDAQYVFAVRFRLDPDYEVRVDPQVFETRMERIAADPGEPGWLFFRDDLWRGDIGDHDHFRELTKDALGIPVDSVEYRALETDREYYDALKAEISAHLDLFKADSTPEVLNKYLGSSVEVED